ATAATATCATCATTTTTCCTAATGAAGATACTGCAAGGAATTAGTCCACTAGCTAGTGTACCACACATTATGTGGTATAAAAATTTTGAAGGTGTTCAGAATAATGATAATGTGTACTTTATGATTGCCAATGTAGGATTAGTATTTGCATTATATTTGGTGGGAACACTAAATATTCTTAAGAGACAAGATTTGTAAACAGGGTGAAGTTATGGTGTCTTTAGAGCTAAAAAAACATAAAAGAAAAAAACTACCAGTAGTAGTTGCAATTATAGTTATTGTTGGTGCTGTGATTCAGTATTTTATGGGAAACATGACTTACAATGGCGTTGCTTACGGAAAAGTTTTAGGATGGTTTTTTGAAAATGGTTTGACTTTAAATAGTTATTATTTATTTATACCGGTAATTTCTATGATTGGGATGGAATTATTTGCATTGGAAAAACGCAATAATACTCTCAAAAATTTACTGGTAATACCGATAAATAGAAAAGAGATAATACTTAATAAATTTTGTGTACTGTTTATATTTGCGATAGTTTATATAATAGCCACATTTTTGTCTATGTGCTTATTGGAATTAATGTTTAATTTGAACAGTATAAGTAGCTCATTTGTTTTATCATATTTTGCAAAATATTTGATTCATGGAATAATATGCTATATATTGTCGGCATTTATAATTGGGGTTATGTTGTATTTTAAACAAAATATACAGATAACGGTTGCATTTGCTTTTGTATTTGCTTTTGTTGGGGTTTTCATATCACAAATAAAATTTGCATATATTTACTGTGTAAATGCAATGTTTTATATTTCCGGCGAAGTAAACTCGGCTATATTTGAAAAAATAGTTGCGTGCTTAGTTATACTGTTTATGGTATTCCTTGATGTAAAGTTGTTTTCAAAAATTTCGCTTAGGGAGGAATTTTGACTGATGATGAAATAAAGGAAGATACCTATATAGAGGAAAAAGAAGATAAAAAGTATATTCACAAAGACAGCAGATTTTCACCGATAACAGAATATCTGAAAGGGCAAGACAGAGAAATAGAGCTTGATTTTTCAAAGGTGGAAGAACTTATAGGCAGAAAACTTTGCAAATCAGCAAGAACCTATCCAAGCTATTGGTATGCAAGTGAAGATAGACCTATGGGAAATTCTATTTATAATGCAGGATATGATATTGTAAAGGTAGATGTAAAAAAAGAAACAATAAGGCTTATAAACTACGACAAGTAAAATATAGATGAGATTAGAGGTAACTACTAAAAATGGTGGTTACCTCTTTTTTTATTTGTAAATATTTGAAAAACTTTGTTGACAAATATCAACCGAAGATGTATAATTATAGTTTTAAACTATAACATACAACAAAAAATGTTTTTTAGAAAAAAATTCTATTGTGTTTTACAACAAGATGAAAAAGATTGTGGCCAGCATGTATATTAACAATTTTGAAAGAATATAAAATTGAGTACTCTATAGCTAGATTAAGAGAAATTGCTGGAACTGACAAACAAGGAACGAACATTTATGGTATTTTAAAAGGATTGGAATACTTTAATTTAAACGGAAGAGCAGTAAAAATAAGTGATAAAAAATTTATAATACCTTAAAACTTCCAGCAATAGCACATATTATAAATGATAAAATATGTATCATTATGTAGTTATTCAAAATATAAATAAAGATAAAATTGTTATTTCTGACCTTGCAAAAGGTGTTTTAGAATATAATTTAGAAGATTTTTATAAATTTTGGACAGGTATTCTTATTTTAATTGATAAAACAATGGATATAAAAAAAATTAATATAAATAAAATAGATTTTTGGACATTTTTTAAGAGTATAAAATTACAAAAAATCTTAATTTATAATATTATAATAATATCTTTTATTATTTTATTTTTAGGAATATTTACATCACTTTATTTTAAAATAGTAGTAGATTATGTTTTGAAAAATAAGTTAGTAACTACTTTAAATATTATAATGACTGGGGTTGTTTTTTTATTAGTAATAAAATCTATTTTAGAACTTGTAAGAAACCAATTAATATTATTTTTAAGTCAAAGGATAGATGACATAATATTATTTGGATATTATAAGCATATAATAAATTTACCATTAAATTTTTTTGCAACAAGGAAGATAGGAGAGATAATTTCTCGGTTTTCAGATGGTTCTAATATAAGACAGGCAATATCTGATATATTATTTACTTTAACAATAGATATGCCTTTATCTTTACTTGGAGGAATAATCTTATTTTATTACAATGTTAGATTGTTTTTTGTTTCTTTAGCATTATTAATGTTATATTTTTTAGTTTATAGTATTTTTAAAAATAAGATAAAAATAAAAAATCAAGATGTATTAGAAAAAAATGCAATATTAACATCAAATATTATAGACAATATAAATGGGATAGAAACTATAAAATCATATAATTTAGAAAAAATTATAGAAGATGAAACAGATTATAGATTTATAGAATTTTTAAAATCAATTTATAATAGAGGGAAATTATATAATATAATAAATTTTATTTCTAACAATATATCTACAATTGGAAATTACTTAATTATTTGGATTGGTTCTAATGAAGTTATAAAAGGTAAAATGTCATTAGGAGAATTATTTGTTTTTTTATCATTGTTAGCATTCTTTTTAGACCCTCTGAAAAAAATATTTAATTTACAAATTCAATTTCAAAATTCAATTGTTGCTGCAAATAGAATTGGAGAAATATTTGAATTAGAATTAGAAGAAAAAAAATTAAAGAATAAAGTTAATTTAAATAATTTGAAAGAAAAAATAGAAATTAAGAATTTAAAGTTTAGATATGGTACTAGAAAATTAATATTAGATAATATAAATATTAATATAAAAAACAAACAAAAAATAGCTTTTATTGGAGAATCTGGAAGTGGAAAAACTACTTTGGCAAAATTATTAATGAGATATTATGATTATGAAGAGGGAGAAATAAAGATAGGTGGTATTAATATAAAAGATATGAATCCATATTTTTTAAGAGATAAAATTAGCTATGTATCTCAGGAAACATTTTTATTTAACAAAACTATTCGAGAAAATTTATTTTTAGATGAAAAAGTAGAATGGAAAGAAATTTTAGATTTAGCAGAAAAATTAAAAATATTAGATTTTATAAATGAACTTCCTAATAGATTTGAAACATTAATAGAAGAAAATGGTAAAAATTTATCTGGAGGGCAAAGGCAAAGATTATCCATTTTAAGAGCTTTATTAAAAAAACCAGATATTTTAATATTAGATGAAGCTACAAGTAACTTAGATTTTATAACAGAAAAATCTATAAAAAATGTGATTGATAGCTTAGAAATAACTACAATAATAATAGCTCACAGATTAAAAACTATAAAAATGTGTGATAAAATCTTTATATTTGAAAAAGGAAAAATAATTGAAAGTGGAGAACATTTAGAGTTATTAGAAAAACGTGGTAAATATTTTGAATTTTGGGAAGAACAGGTATAATTAAATGAAAATAAAAAAATATAAATTAAGTGAATTGATAAATGGAAGAGATGAATTAAACAACAAAAATAAGAAAATTTATAATTTTTTTTTACCATTATTTCTAATAATAATTTTCTTTCTTTTTATTTATATTTATTTTTTTGAAATAGAATTAAATATAAAAGGTATAGGTGTAATTGAAAGTAATTCAAATATTAGTATAGTAAAAAATATTATTCCTGGGAAAGTAAGCTCTAATTATATGAAAGATGGATTATATGTTAAAAAAGGACAAGTTTTATTTGAATTAGATAATCATTTACATGTTTTAAAATATGAAAATATGATAAAAGAACTAGATGAAAATAAAAAGTTTTTAAATTATATTTTATTAAGTAGTATTGATATAAATTCACTTATATTGAATTATAAATTAGAACTAGAACAACTAAAATTTAAAATTGAAATAAATAAAATTGAAAGAGAAAAAATAGAAAAAGAAATAGAAAATTCAGAAGAAATTTATTCTATTGGAGGAATTTCTAAAAAAGAAGTTTTAAATTTAAAAAAAGAATATTTAAAAATTATATTGAATGAAAAGAAATTATTTACTGAAATTGCAGAATTTAAATTTCTTAAGCAAAAAGAAGTATCAAATAAGATTAAAAAATTAGAGTTAGAATTAGAAAAAATGAAAAATATTATAGATAATAATAAAATATTTGCTTCAATTGATGGAGAATTAGAATTAGAAAAATATATTAATGTAGGAGATTATATTGGAAGTGAAAATTTAGGAAAAATTATACCTAAAGATAATAGATACAAAGTTAAATTGTATATAAATTCAGAAGATATAAACAAAATAAAAATTGGAAATCATGTTAAATATTTTTTAAAAGATGAAAAAGGAGTAGAATACGATTTAATTGGAAAAATTGAATATATATCAAATACACCAGTAAATATGAATAATAACATATACTATTATTTATATAGCACTATAGAAAATGAAAAAAGCTTTAAATTGGGATTAAATGTAGAATTTTCTATATTATATGATAAAAAAAGCATTTTTAATTATATTTTAGAACTTATAAAAAAATAAAATTGATTTCATGGAGAAGGAATAGGATTTTATCCCTATGTTTGGCTTAAAGATAATAATAAGGATATATAAGAGATTGTTATATAATTAATAAAAAAAAATAAATTAATATGAAAAGATGATTCAAAGATTTTATTTAAAATTTAGAGTCATTTTTTTATGTATATATAATATTAATAGTAACTATTTAGTATATATATTTTGTATATTTGATTTATTATGATATAATCATATTATCAAAAAATAAAGGAGGAATCAGTAATGAAAAAAATAATATTATCAGTTTTAACACTTTTTATGATGTTTAGCTGTGGTAATAAAACAGAAGTTGATGTAAAAGGAGGAACTGAGTCTATTATTAAAATTGGTGTTCCTGAACCTTTAACTGGAGATTTATCTCAATATGGAGTTGCAATAAAAGAAGGTATAGAATTTAAAGTTGCTCAAGTAAATAATGAGGGTGGAGTTAATGGTAAAAAAATAGAATTAGTGGTTGAAGATACTAAGGGAGATTTACAAGAAGCAATAAATATAATGAAAAAGATGATATCAGTTGATAAAGTTGATGCGGTATTAGGAGAAGCAATTTCAGCAAATTCATTTGCTATTGCCGAACTTGCTCAAAAGGCTAAAATTCCTATGATAACACCAGCAGGTACAAGATTTGATATTACAGAAAATAAAGATTTTGTTTTTAGGGCTACATTTACAGATCCATTTCAAGGAGAAGTGTTAGCTAAATATATTAAGAAGTTAGGATACTCAAATATAGCTGTTTTAACAAATACATCAAGTGATTATTCAGTAGGAGTTGCTAAGAGCTTTAAAGAAGTTGCAGATAAGATTAACTTAAAATATGATGAACAAAAGTATACTAAAGAAGATAAAGATTTTAAATCATTATTAACAAATATAAAGAATTCTGGATTTGATTCAGTTTTAATCCCAGATTATTATAACACAGTAGGTTTAATTTTATCTCAAGCAAAAGAGCTAGGGCTTAATGTTAAATTTTTTGGTGCAGATGGATGGGATGGAATACAAACAGATTTCGTTGATGTAGCTGAAGGAGCAATATTTACAACTCAATTTGATATAAATGATAGTTCAGTATTAAGTATGGAATTTATTTCTAAATTTAAAGAAAAATATGCTAAAGAACCTAATCTATTTACAGCTCTTGGATATGATGCGGCTACTATTATTGTAGAGGCTTTAAAATCTGTTGAAAATCCATCAGATCATATTTCAGTTAAGAAAGCATTAAGCAATGTTAATTTAGAATTAATTACAGGAGAATTAGAATTTGATGCAAATAGAAATCCTAAAAAAGTTGTTTCTTTCTTAACAATAGAAAATGGAAAATTAGTATTAAAAGAAAAATTCTAAAGTTGTGCTCTTAATGAGCACAACTTTTTAAGGAGAGAAGATGTTTAAAAATTTTATAGATCAAACAATAAATGGTCTTCAAACAGGTAGCATATATGCATTGATAGCTTTAGGATATACCATGGTTTATGGTATAGTTAAATTAATTAACTTTGCTCATGGAGATATATTAATGATAGGGGCATATATTAGTTTTA
The genomic region above belongs to Streptobacillus moniliformis DSM 12112 and contains:
- a CDS encoding ABC transporter substrate-binding protein; the protein is MKKIILSVLTLFMMFSCGNKTEVDVKGGTESIIKIGVPEPLTGDLSQYGVAIKEGIEFKVAQVNNEGGVNGKKIELVVEDTKGDLQEAINIMKKMISVDKVDAVLGEAISANSFAIAELAQKAKIPMITPAGTRFDITENKDFVFRATFTDPFQGEVLAKYIKKLGYSNIAVLTNTSSDYSVGVAKSFKEVADKINLKYDEQKYTKEDKDFKSLLTNIKNSGFDSVLIPDYYNTVGLILSQAKELGLNVKFFGADGWDGIQTDFVDVAEGAIFTTQFDINDSSVLSMEFISKFKEKYAKEPNLFTALGYDAATIIVEALKSVENPSDHISVKKALSNVNLELITGELEFDANRNPKKVVSFLTIENGKLVLKEKF
- a CDS encoding ABC transporter permease — encoded protein: MVSLELKKHKRKKLPVVVAIIVIVGAVIQYFMGNMTYNGVAYGKVLGWFFENGLTLNSYYLFIPVISMIGMELFALEKRNNTLKNLLVIPINRKEIILNKFCVLFIFAIVYIIATFLSMCLLELMFNLNSISSSFVLSYFAKYLIHGIICYILSAFIIGVMLYFKQNIQITVAFAFVFAFVGVFISQIKFAYIYCVNAMFYISGEVNSAIFEKIVACLVILFMVFLDVKLFSKISLREEF
- a CDS encoding DUF7662 domain-containing protein, translated to MTDDEIKEDTYIEEKEDKKYIHKDSRFSPITEYLKGQDREIELDFSKVEELIGRKLCKSARTYPSYWYASEDRPMGNSIYNAGYDIVKVDVKKETIRLINYDK
- a CDS encoding HlyD family efflux transporter periplasmic adaptor subunit, with protein sequence MKIKKYKLSELINGRDELNNKNKKIYNFFLPLFLIIIFFLFIYIYFFEIELNIKGIGVIESNSNISIVKNIIPGKVSSNYMKDGLYVKKGQVLFELDNHLHVLKYENMIKELDENKKFLNYILLSSIDINSLILNYKLELEQLKFKIEINKIEREKIEKEIENSEEIYSIGGISKKEVLNLKKEYLKIILNEKKLFTEIAEFKFLKQKEVSNKIKKLELELEKMKNIIDNNKIFASIDGELELEKYINVGDYIGSENLGKIIPKDNRYKVKLYINSEDINKIKIGNHVKYFLKDEKGVEYDLIGKIEYISNTPVNMNNNIYYYLYSTIENEKSFKLGLNVEFSILYDKKSIFNYILELIKK
- a CDS encoding peptidase domain-containing ABC transporter, which encodes MYHYVVIQNINKDKIVISDLAKGVLEYNLEDFYKFWTGILILIDKTMDIKKININKIDFWTFFKSIKLQKILIYNIIIISFIILFLGIFTSLYFKIVVDYVLKNKLVTTLNIIMTGVVFLLVIKSILELVRNQLILFLSQRIDDIILFGYYKHIINLPLNFFATRKIGEIISRFSDGSNIRQAISDILFTLTIDMPLSLLGGIILFYYNVRLFFVSLALLMLYFLVYSIFKNKIKIKNQDVLEKNAILTSNIIDNINGIETIKSYNLEKIIEDETDYRFIEFLKSIYNRGKLYNIINFISNNISTIGNYLIIWIGSNEVIKGKMSLGELFVFLSLLAFFLDPLKKIFNLQIQFQNSIVAANRIGEIFELELEEKKLKNKVNLNNLKEKIEIKNLKFRYGTRKLILDNININIKNKQKIAFIGESGSGKTTLAKLLMRYYDYEEGEIKIGGINIKDMNPYFLRDKISYVSQETFLFNKTIRENLFLDEKVEWKEILDLAEKLKILDFINELPNRFETLIEENGKNLSGGQRQRLSILRALLKKPDILILDEATSNLDFITEKSIKNVIDSLEITTIIIAHRLKTIKMCDKIFIFEKGKIIESGEHLELLEKRGKYFEFWEEQV
- a CDS encoding cysteine peptidase family C39 domain-containing protein — protein: MWPACILTILKEYKIEYSIARLREIAGTDKQGTNIYGILKGLEYFNLNGRAVKISDKKFIIP